The Amblyomma americanum isolate KBUSLIRL-KWMA chromosome 3, ASM5285725v1, whole genome shotgun sequence genome window below encodes:
- the LOC144123011 gene encoding cuticle protein 10.9-like: protein MSTGTKFTYAAAAAGILAKFLALSLIACACAQDPVDPPQPYSFGFENVDEFGTQLFHKEQGDASNAKKGSYGYKDAQGLFRRVEYVADLNGYRATVDTNEPGTAPGQTGDAVYNANPIVVPLAKSASAPVPAFAPKPIGAGGIQLPWSI, encoded by the exons ATGTCCACGGGAACTAAGTTCACCTACGCTGCCGCAGCTGCCGGAATACTCGCTAAG TTCCTAGCTCTCTCTCTCATCGCCTGTGCCTGCGCCCAAGACCCCGTAGAT CCTCCGCAGCCTTACAGCTTCGGCTTTGAGAACGTGGACGAATTTGGAACCCAGCTATTCCACAAGGAGCAGGGCGACGCCAGCAAcgcaaagaagggctcgtacgGCTACAAGGACGCGCAGGGCCTCTTCCGGCGCGTCGAGTACGTGGCCGACCTCAATGGCTACCGCGCCACGGTGGACACCAACGAGCCCGGCACGGCGCCCGGACAGACGGGAGACGCCGTATACAACGCCAACCCGATCGTCGTGCCCTTGGCCAAATCGGCGTCCGCGCCCGTGCCGGCATTCGCGCCAAAGCCCATCGGTGCCGGAGGAATCCAATTACCGTGGTCTATCTGA